The proteins below come from a single Streptococcus porcinus genomic window:
- a CDS encoding DNA alkylation repair protein: MTSQEKFDLLEKRMASQADPGQAEKMAAYMKNHFDFYGIPAGPRRLIYKDIIVADKKAKSIDWNLLNLSWASPKREMHYFVCDYLRALAKWLSFDHVPKLLTYVSSNQWWDSIDHFDHILGSIEDDRRDAFMLELSLSEDFWLRRIAIDHQLGKKDKTKPELLATIILNNLGSSEFFINKAIGWSLRDYSKTNPDWVRKFVKEHKKQMAPLSIREASKYI; this comes from the coding sequence ATGACAAGCCAAGAAAAATTTGATTTGCTTGAGAAGCGTATGGCCTCCCAAGCTGATCCTGGACAAGCTGAAAAAATGGCGGCCTATATGAAAAACCATTTTGACTTTTACGGCATTCCTGCGGGCCCTCGTCGCCTCATCTACAAAGATATTATTGTGGCGGATAAAAAGGCTAAGTCCATCGACTGGAACTTGCTCAACCTTTCTTGGGCAAGTCCCAAACGGGAAATGCACTACTTTGTCTGTGATTATCTTAGGGCTTTGGCTAAATGGCTAAGCTTCGACCATGTTCCCAAACTCTTAACCTATGTCAGTAGCAATCAGTGGTGGGATTCCATCGACCATTTTGACCACATTTTGGGCAGCATTGAGGACGACAGGCGGGATGCATTCATGTTGGAACTCTCGCTGTCAGAGGATTTTTGGTTGCGACGCATCGCCATTGATCATCAGTTGGGCAAAAAAGATAAAACCAAGCCGGAACTTTTGGCTACTATTATCTTAAACAATCTGGGATCGTCAGAATTCTTCATCAATAAAGCCATCGGTTGGAGCTTGCGGGATTATTCGAAGACCAATCCTGATTGGGTGCGAAAGTTTGTCAAAGAACATAAAAAACAAATGGCACCACTTTCAATCAGAGAAGCCAGTAAATATATCTAA
- a CDS encoding VOC family protein produces MIAKSTTMLYVNDTEAAMTFWTEKMGFVITDQTDVEGVKSYEVAPSRDAAAKFGIHNKDLVAQANPGMNLEFPSLLMETDDLEAEYQILTENGVNTNPIMEYQGMVHFTFTDNEGHYIAIRQTRSLN; encoded by the coding sequence ATGATTGCTAAATCAACAACAATGCTTTATGTTAATGACACTGAAGCTGCAATGACTTTTTGGACAGAAAAGATGGGTTTTGTCATAACGGATCAAACAGATGTTGAAGGGGTAAAATCTTACGAAGTAGCACCTTCACGTGATGCCGCTGCTAAATTTGGAATCCACAATAAGGATTTAGTAGCACAAGCAAATCCTGGAATGAACCTTGAATTTCCTTCACTCTTGATGGAAACTGATGATTTAGAAGCTGAATACCAAATCCTGACTGAAAATGGGGTCAATACAAACCCAATTATGGAATATCAAGGTATGGTTCACTTCACTTTCACTGATAACGAGGGTCACTACATCGCTATTCGTCAAACAAGATCGTTGAATTAA
- a CDS encoding VOC family protein, producing the protein MVTALNVYLVTNGNGKEAVEFYKNAFKAEITNLIFWKDGVPDCPKDRENLVMNAQMEFNGIRLQLSDENPDFEYKAGGNMSAAIIVDSIEEAQDLYAKLSVNAQEIVMELQEMFWSPAYANFIDQFGITWQINTELPS; encoded by the coding sequence ATGGTTACTGCATTGAATGTTTACTTAGTTACAAATGGTAACGGAAAAGAAGCTGTTGAATTTTACAAAAATGCCTTTAAAGCTGAAATCACTAATTTAATCTTTTGGAAAGATGGTGTGCCAGATTGTCCAAAAGACCGTGAAAACCTCGTGATGAATGCGCAAATGGAGTTCAATGGTATCCGTCTTCAATTATCTGATGAAAATCCTGACTTTGAGTATAAAGCAGGTGGTAACATGTCTGCTGCAATTATTGTTGATAGTATCGAAGAAGCTCAAGACCTGTATGCTAAATTGTCCGTCAATGCCCAAGAAATTGTGATGGAACTCCAAGAAATGTTCTGGAGTCCAGCCTACGCTAACTTTATCGACCAATTCGGTATCACGTGGCAAATCAACACTGAATTACCAAGCTAA
- a CDS encoding arsenate reductase family protein, with protein MYTFYEYPKCSTCRKAKAELKQYLSDFETVDIKSNPPRAELLKQWMENSDFPMKNFFNTSGHSYRELGLKDKIDCLTLEEATQLLAQDGMLIKRPILVKDDKVLQIGSKQSYERFFK; from the coding sequence ATGTACACTTTTTATGAATACCCTAAATGTTCTACCTGTCGTAAAGCAAAAGCTGAACTGAAACAGTATCTATCTGATTTTGAGACAGTGGACATCAAGTCTAATCCCCCAAGGGCTGAGCTTTTGAAACAGTGGATGGAGAATTCAGACTTTCCGATGAAGAATTTTTTTAATACTAGTGGCCATTCCTATAGAGAACTCGGTCTAAAAGATAAAATAGATTGTTTGACTCTAGAAGAGGCAACGCAGCTCCTTGCACAAGATGGTATGTTGATAAAGAGACCAATACTAGTTAAGGATGATAAAGTTCTTCAAATTGGTTCAAAGCAATCTTATGAGCGTTTTTTTAAATAA
- a CDS encoding methylated-DNA--[protein]-cysteine S-methyltransferase, which produces MSLSKIIYHSPIGDMSLIADEVGLIGAWFQGQKYFEAGICEVSQLQETVVLREACQWLDTYFYQAQPTKADFLSIKGSDFRQKVWRCLQEIPYGETRSYKDIAERINCASAQAVGGAVGHNPLSIFIPCHRIVGSDGQLTGYAGGLDKKIWLLEHEQGF; this is translated from the coding sequence ATGAGCTTATCAAAAATAATTTATCATTCTCCCATTGGAGATATGTCCTTAATAGCAGATGAAGTAGGGTTAATTGGTGCTTGGTTTCAAGGTCAAAAGTATTTTGAAGCTGGTATCTGTGAAGTTTCGCAACTGCAAGAGACTGTCGTGTTAAGGGAGGCATGTCAGTGGTTAGATACTTATTTCTATCAAGCTCAACCAACTAAAGCTGACTTTCTTTCTATAAAGGGTTCGGACTTTCGTCAGAAGGTTTGGCGTTGTTTACAAGAAATTCCTTATGGAGAAACAAGAAGCTATAAAGACATCGCAGAGAGGATTAATTGTGCTTCAGCACAGGCCGTTGGTGGTGCGGTCGGCCATAATCCCCTTAGTATTTTTATACCTTGTCATCGAATAGTAGGATCAGATGGACAGCTAACCGGCTATGCTGGTGGTTTGGATAAAAAAATCTGGCTATTAGAGCATGAACAAGGTTTTTAG
- a CDS encoding phosphoglycerate dehydrogenase: protein MVYSVKTFNNINQIGLKELGNQFQIDGDLANNPDAYILRSEQLHGHLFPSNLKAVARAGAGTNNIPVDQASSEGVVVFNTPGANANAVKEAVLAAILMAARDYISANHWANLLQGADLGKQVETGKKQFAGTEISGKTLGVIGLGAIGGRIANDAYRLGMNVLGYDPYVSIETAWSISSHVQRVNNLKEIFAKSDYITVHVPLTQETKATFNTESFALMAKGTTIINFARAELVDHQALFDAIETGVVKRYMTDFASPELLNRKKITVFPHVGGSTKEAELNCAIMASQTIRRFMETGEITNSVNFPNVHQALTAPYRITLINKNVPNIVATISTAVSALDINIDNIINRSKGDYAYTLIDLDEGDLNKVKQLVEDFKASENIIRVRLIKKP from the coding sequence ATGGTTTATAGTGTAAAAACTTTTAATAATATTAACCAAATTGGTTTAAAAGAGCTTGGAAACCAATTTCAAATTGATGGTGATTTAGCAAACAATCCGGATGCCTATATTCTAAGGAGTGAGCAACTACACGGGCACCTCTTTCCAAGTAACTTAAAGGCAGTAGCCAGAGCTGGGGCAGGAACAAATAATATTCCAGTTGATCAGGCTAGTTCAGAAGGGGTTGTCGTTTTTAATACACCTGGAGCAAATGCAAATGCAGTAAAAGAAGCAGTATTGGCAGCTATCTTAATGGCTGCTCGAGATTATATTTCTGCTAATCACTGGGCTAATCTATTACAAGGTGCTGATCTTGGTAAGCAAGTTGAAACTGGCAAGAAACAGTTTGCTGGAACAGAGATCAGTGGTAAAACGCTTGGAGTTATTGGTCTGGGGGCAATTGGGGGTAGAATAGCTAATGATGCCTATCGTTTAGGAATGAATGTTTTGGGTTATGATCCTTATGTCTCAATTGAGACTGCTTGGAGTATTTCAAGTCATGTGCAAAGGGTTAATAATCTCAAAGAAATATTTGCTAAGTCTGATTATATAACGGTTCATGTCCCACTAACCCAAGAGACAAAAGCAACTTTTAATACTGAGAGTTTTGCATTGATGGCAAAAGGAACCACTATTATCAACTTTGCGCGTGCAGAATTAGTTGATCATCAAGCTTTGTTTGATGCAATTGAAACAGGGGTCGTTAAACGTTATATGACTGATTTTGCAAGTCCAGAACTTTTAAACAGGAAAAAAATCACTGTTTTTCCTCATGTTGGCGGTTCAACCAAGGAAGCCGAATTAAATTGTGCCATCATGGCAAGTCAAACCATTAGACGTTTTATGGAAACTGGTGAAATTACAAACTCAGTTAACTTTCCAAATGTTCACCAAGCCCTAACTGCTCCGTATCGGATTACCTTAATCAATAAAAACGTCCCTAACATTGTCGCGACTATTTCAACAGCGGTATCAGCTTTGGATATTAATATTGATAATATCATTAACCGCTCAAAAGGTGACTATGCTTACACCTTAATTGATTTAGACGAAGGCGATTTAAATAAGGTTAAGCAATTAGTAGAAGATTTTAAAGCTAGTGAGAATATTATTCGTGTGCGGCTGATTAAGAAGCCTTAA
- a CDS encoding GNAT family N-acetyltransferase — protein MNIRLAFPNEVDSIMTIIEDAKAVLASYGSDQWQDGYPTADVIIDDIIDGVGYVALEDGEVIAYAAAIYGNEEAYNAIYDGQWLTDDRHYITFHRIAVAKDIQGKGIAQTFVEGLIEGFDYDDFRCDTHEKNLAMQAILSKLGFHFCGKVPLAGVRLAYQKLKKEDEKTVKYQEIDEDRRYDF, from the coding sequence ATGAATATTAGATTAGCCTTTCCTAATGAAGTGGATTCGATTATGACAATTATTGAAGATGCTAAAGCAGTACTGGCATCTTATGGAAGTGATCAATGGCAGGATGGCTATCCTACTGCAGACGTCATTATAGACGATATTATTGATGGGGTTGGCTATGTGGCCTTAGAAGATGGTGAGGTTATTGCTTACGCGGCAGCAATTTATGGTAATGAAGAAGCCTATAATGCTATCTATGATGGACAATGGCTAACAGATGACAGACACTACATTACATTTCATCGGATTGCGGTTGCAAAAGACATCCAAGGGAAAGGTATAGCACAAACTTTTGTAGAAGGATTGATTGAGGGTTTTGATTATGATGATTTTCGTTGTGATACTCACGAGAAAAATTTAGCTATGCAAGCTATTCTGTCAAAATTAGGCTTTCACTTTTGTGGAAAAGTTCCCTTGGCTGGAGTGCGCTTAGCTTATCAAAAACTCAAAAAAGAAGATGAAAAGACGGTAAAATACCAAGAAATTGATGAAGACCGTCGTTACGATTTTTAG
- the serC gene encoding 3-phosphoserine/phosphohydroxythreonine transaminase, with translation MTIYNFSAGPAVLPKSVLERAQAEMLDYRSSGMSVLELSHRSKEFETIIKEAENLLRELMAIPDHYKVLFLQGGASTQFSMIPMNLAKNKKAYYHVAGSWGKKAYTEALKLAKTIPFEPLLLASSEKDHFTNIPLYDKAVIDSEAAYVHITTNNTIEGTAIYDLPDTNGVPIVADMSSNILAVRYQIEEFGMIYAGAQKNIGPAGVTVVIIRDDLLNKEPMLSSMLDYKVHVEAHSLYNTPPVYSIYIAKMIFEWIKGLGGLDQMELINREKSGLLYTFIEQSSFYNNPVKNPKERSLSNIPFTTPSEALDRLFIEEAEKAGFKNIKGHRSVGGMRASIYNAFPKEGVIALVDFMAQFEAQNSK, from the coding sequence ATGACAATTTATAATTTCTCTGCAGGGCCAGCAGTCTTGCCAAAATCTGTACTGGAAAGAGCTCAAGCTGAGATGCTTGATTACCGATCCAGCGGCATGAGCGTTTTGGAATTGTCACACCGCTCCAAAGAATTTGAAACAATCATTAAAGAAGCAGAAAACTTGCTTAGAGAACTAATGGCAATCCCTGATCATTATAAAGTTCTTTTTTTACAAGGAGGAGCTTCAACACAATTTTCAATGATTCCTATGAACTTGGCCAAGAACAAGAAGGCTTATTATCACGTAGCTGGCTCTTGGGGCAAGAAAGCTTATACAGAAGCGCTGAAACTAGCTAAAACAATTCCTTTTGAGCCGTTATTACTAGCTTCTTCGGAAAAAGACCATTTTACTAATATTCCCTTATATGATAAAGCAGTAATTGATTCTGAAGCCGCTTATGTCCATATCACAACAAATAATACTATTGAAGGAACAGCCATTTATGATTTACCAGATACAAATGGCGTGCCTATTGTTGCTGATATGTCTTCAAATATCTTGGCTGTTAGATACCAGATTGAAGAGTTTGGAATGATTTACGCTGGTGCGCAGAAGAATATTGGACCAGCTGGTGTCACAGTTGTGATTATTCGTGACGATTTATTGAACAAAGAGCCGATGTTATCAAGTATGTTGGATTATAAGGTACATGTGGAGGCACACTCTTTATATAATACACCTCCTGTTTATAGCATCTATATTGCTAAAATGATTTTTGAGTGGATCAAAGGGCTAGGAGGCTTAGATCAGATGGAACTTATTAACCGCGAAAAATCGGGTTTACTCTATACTTTTATTGAACAGTCATCCTTTTACAATAACCCAGTAAAAAATCCAAAGGAACGCTCGCTGTCAAATATACCTTTCACAACGCCTTCTGAGGCTTTAGATCGTCTATTTATCGAAGAAGCTGAGAAGGCAGGCTTTAAAAATATTAAAGGTCATCGTAGTGTTGGTGGTATGAGAGCAAGTATCTATAATGCTTTTCCTAAAGAAGGTGTTATTGCTTTAGTCGATTTTATGGCTCAATTTGAAGCTCAAAATAGTAAGTAA
- a CDS encoding copper homeostasis protein CutC: MLIKEFCAENLTSLNLLQGLEVNRVELCDNLAVGGTTPSFGIIKEACNLLHDKSISVATMIRPRAGNFVYNDIELRAMEEDIIKAVEAGSDALVLGLLTDEGQLDTEAIEQLLPATQGLPLVFHMAFDHIPEKDQFDAIDQLIDYGFVRILTHGSMEANDIYDNIDHLKKIVSYAASKIEIMIGGGVTAQNALDLSQKIGTVIVHGTKIA, from the coding sequence ATGTTAATAAAAGAATTTTGTGCAGAAAATCTAACCAGTTTAAACCTATTGCAAGGATTAGAGGTTAATCGTGTTGAACTTTGCGATAACTTGGCTGTCGGTGGCACGACACCTTCTTTTGGAATTATTAAAGAAGCATGTAACTTACTTCATGATAAGTCTATTTCGGTCGCAACCATGATTAGACCAAGAGCTGGTAATTTTGTTTATAATGACATTGAACTTAGAGCCATGGAAGAAGATATTATAAAAGCAGTTGAAGCTGGTTCAGACGCCTTAGTTTTGGGCTTACTAACTGATGAGGGACAACTTGATACCGAAGCTATTGAACAACTCCTACCTGCGACACAGGGATTACCTTTAGTTTTTCACATGGCTTTTGATCATATTCCAGAAAAAGATCAATTTGATGCTATAGATCAACTGATTGATTACGGTTTTGTCAGAATTTTGACACATGGTTCTATGGAAGCTAATGACATCTATGATAATATAGATCACCTCAAGAAAATCGTTTCTTATGCCGCTTCTAAAATTGAAATCATGATCGGTGGCGGTGTTACAGCTCAAAATGCTCTTGACCTCAGCCAAAAAATAGGAACTGTTATTGTTCATGGCACTAAAATTGCTTAA
- the rsmI gene encoding 16S rRNA (cytidine(1402)-2'-O)-methyltransferase — translation MQIQKSFKEIKTTGSLYLVPTPIGNLQDMTFRAVETLKTVEFICAEDTRNTGILLKHFGINTKQISFHEHNAFEKIPQLIELLENGHSLAQVSDAGMPSISDPGHDLVKEAIAHEISVVALPGASAGITGLIASGIAPQPHLFYGFLPRKVGQQKAFLEEKKNYPETQIFYESPYRVADTLSHLLEVYGDRQVTLVRELTKVYEEYQRGLISQLLEYINQKPLKGECLLIVSGHDANQDIDQEKDVDYVALVQEEINQGCKPNQAIKRIAKKYQLSRQELYQTFHQNRS, via the coding sequence ATGCAGATTCAAAAAAGTTTTAAAGAGATAAAAACTACAGGCAGCTTGTACCTAGTACCTACACCGATTGGTAATCTGCAAGATATGACTTTTCGAGCAGTCGAAACCTTAAAAACAGTAGAATTTATTTGTGCTGAGGACACGCGTAACACGGGTATTCTTCTCAAGCATTTTGGAATTAATACAAAACAAATTTCTTTTCATGAACATAATGCTTTTGAGAAAATTCCACAACTAATAGAATTATTAGAAAATGGTCATTCGCTGGCTCAAGTATCTGATGCAGGTATGCCTTCAATTTCTGATCCTGGTCATGATTTAGTTAAAGAGGCTATAGCTCATGAAATCAGTGTTGTTGCCTTACCGGGAGCTTCAGCTGGGATAACGGGGCTAATAGCGAGTGGTATTGCTCCGCAACCCCATCTTTTTTATGGTTTTTTACCACGAAAGGTAGGGCAGCAAAAAGCTTTTCTTGAAGAGAAAAAAAACTATCCGGAGACACAGATTTTTTATGAATCACCTTATCGTGTCGCCGATACCCTTTCCCATCTCTTAGAGGTTTATGGTGATCGTCAGGTTACCTTGGTCAGAGAGCTTACCAAGGTTTATGAGGAGTATCAAAGGGGATTAATATCTCAACTGCTAGAATATATCAATCAAAAGCCTTTGAAGGGAGAATGTCTCCTCATTGTTTCGGGTCATGATGCGAATCAGGATATAGATCAAGAAAAAGACGTCGATTATGTAGCTTTAGTGCAAGAAGAAATCAATCAAGGCTGTAAGCCAAATCAAGCAATAAAAAGGATTGCTAAAAAATATCAGCTTAGCCGTCAGGAACTTTATCAAACGTTTCATCAAAATCGAAGCTAA
- the yabA gene encoding DNA replication initiation control protein YabA, whose protein sequence is MITLADIEAMKKQVQGLVEENTVLRLENTKLRERLSQLENETLAKTPSKQGNEHLEGIYDEGFHICNFFYGQRRENDEECMFCRELLDRKL, encoded by the coding sequence ATGATCACCCTAGCTGATATTGAAGCTATGAAAAAGCAAGTCCAAGGCTTAGTTGAGGAGAACACGGTCTTACGCCTTGAAAATACTAAATTGCGAGAGCGCCTCAGTCAACTAGAAAATGAAACCCTTGCTAAGACACCTTCTAAACAAGGAAATGAACATTTAGAAGGTATTTATGATGAAGGTTTCCACATCTGCAATTTCTTTTATGGCCAGAGGCGTGAAAATGATGAAGAGTGCATGTTTTGCCGTGAATTATTAGACAGAAAGTTGTAA
- the ricT gene encoding regulatory iron-sulfur-containing complex subunit RicT, producing MTSTIGVKFVDSPVTRYVISEQDFPLDTWLVIQSSKGDQLGQVTRGLKEFKETQLPKEMPYALRQANQMDIKAFVTNKDLAEKSKDQVRALIAQNHLNMKLIDIFFPLDRNYVMITFSAEERVDFRQLLKDLAALFKTRIELKQLNSREEAKVFGGIGPCGRPLCCSSFLGEFPTVSIKMLKNQSLSLNSGKNLGYCGRLLCCLQYEDDFYSESKKKFPDFGSIVMTDNGPARVLSINIFSESLKVILEDKQTVLTYPLEEVTIGK from the coding sequence ATGACAAGTACAATAGGAGTTAAATTTGTAGATTCGCCTGTAACAAGGTATGTTATATCAGAACAAGATTTTCCACTTGACACTTGGCTTGTAATTCAAAGTAGTAAGGGAGACCAACTTGGTCAAGTTACGCGTGGTTTAAAGGAATTTAAAGAGACCCAACTACCCAAAGAGATGCCTTATGCTTTGCGTCAAGCAAATCAAATGGATATAAAGGCTTTTGTCACCAACAAAGATTTAGCCGAAAAATCAAAGGACCAAGTACGTGCTTTAATTGCCCAAAATCATTTAAATATGAAGCTAATTGATATTTTTTTTCCGTTGGATCGGAATTATGTCATGATTACATTTTCGGCGGAAGAACGTGTGGATTTCCGTCAACTCTTAAAAGACTTAGCGGCATTATTTAAGACACGTATTGAGTTAAAGCAGCTAAATAGTAGAGAAGAAGCTAAGGTTTTTGGAGGTATTGGACCATGTGGCCGTCCACTTTGTTGTTCTAGTTTTTTAGGAGAATTTCCAACAGTGTCCATTAAGATGCTAAAAAATCAAAGTTTGTCATTGAACTCTGGAAAAAACTTAGGTTACTGTGGCAGACTTTTATGCTGTTTACAATATGAAGATGACTTTTATAGCGAAAGTAAAAAGAAATTTCCAGATTTTGGTAGTATAGTCATGACAGATAATGGTCCGGCCCGTGTTCTTTCAATCAACATTTTTAGTGAGAGCTTAAAAGTCATTTTAGAAGATAAACAAACTGTTTTAACCTATCCATTAGAGGAGGTAACCATTGGTAAATAA
- a CDS encoding DNA polymerase III subunit delta' yields MSIEELAPQAYRSFQTILAKKRLNHAYLFSGDFANFEMALYLTKAIFCQDLKDKLPCDRCRSCQLITKNEFQDLTILEPTGQVIKTEAIREMLKNFSRTGYEGEQQVFIIRDCEKMHVNAANALLKHIEEPQSASYIFLLTNDDNQVLPTIKSRTQIFRFPKNEDYLSRQAQKAGLLKNQADLMAKLAKSPDDLDKLVKDSKILEFITLSQKFTQSLLSNQEKAYLEVSRLATSALDKKEQDIILKLITYHLANDYNQPKAIHYLDGLYLARQMWESNVSFQNSLEYMVLS; encoded by the coding sequence ATGTCTATTGAAGAATTGGCCCCCCAAGCCTATAGGTCTTTTCAAACTATATTAGCAAAAAAGCGTCTAAATCATGCTTATTTATTTTCAGGTGATTTTGCCAATTTTGAGATGGCCTTATACTTAACAAAAGCTATCTTTTGTCAGGATTTAAAAGATAAGCTTCCTTGTGACAGATGCCGTTCTTGTCAACTGATTACAAAAAATGAGTTTCAGGACCTTACCATTTTGGAACCAACTGGACAGGTTATTAAAACAGAAGCTATTCGAGAAATGTTAAAAAATTTTTCTCGGACTGGTTATGAAGGGGAGCAGCAAGTTTTTATTATTAGAGATTGCGAAAAAATGCATGTAAATGCTGCCAATGCTCTCTTGAAGCATATTGAAGAACCACAAAGTGCTTCTTATATCTTTTTATTGACTAACGATGATAACCAAGTTTTACCCACGATCAAAAGTAGAACTCAGATATTTCGTTTTCCTAAAAATGAAGATTACTTATCTAGGCAGGCTCAAAAAGCTGGACTACTGAAAAATCAAGCTGATTTAATGGCAAAATTAGCTAAAAGTCCTGATGACCTAGACAAGCTCGTTAAGGATTCTAAGATTTTAGAGTTTATAACTTTAAGTCAAAAATTTACACAAAGTCTACTAAGTAATCAGGAAAAAGCATATTTAGAAGTAAGTCGGTTAGCGACTTCGGCCCTAGACAAAAAAGAACAAGATATCATTTTAAAACTTATTACCTATCATTTGGCCAATGATTATAATCAACCAAAAGCAATCCATTACCTGGATGGGCTCTATTTAGCAAGACAGATGTGGGAGAGTAATGTCTCCTTTCAAAATTCATTAGAATACATGGTGCTATCATGA
- the tmk gene encoding dTMP kinase: MAKGKLITFEGPDGAGKTSVIEGLIPLLENINQTEMVVTREPGGVTIAESIREVILDVRNTAMDPKTELLLYIAARRQHLVEKVLPALNQGQIVLIDRFIDSSVAYQGAGRGLSKKDIQWLNNFATDGVKPDLTLYFDVSPEIGLARIAKNKKREINRLDMEKIEMHQQVRKGYLELASEAPDRIVTIDASKALDDVIAQAFGIIKEKI, encoded by the coding sequence ATGGCAAAAGGTAAATTAATTACATTTGAAGGGCCAGATGGTGCTGGAAAAACGAGTGTTATAGAGGGACTAATTCCTCTCTTAGAAAATATAAATCAGACTGAAATGGTAGTGACGCGAGAACCAGGAGGAGTAACAATTGCTGAGAGTATCAGAGAAGTTATTTTAGATGTCCGAAATACGGCTATGGATCCTAAAACAGAACTTTTACTCTATATTGCTGCCAGAAGGCAGCATTTGGTTGAAAAGGTACTACCTGCCTTAAATCAAGGTCAAATAGTTCTGATAGATCGCTTCATTGACAGCTCTGTTGCCTATCAAGGAGCAGGTAGAGGTCTCTCAAAAAAGGATATTCAATGGCTAAATAATTTTGCAACAGATGGGGTCAAACCTGATTTAACCCTCTACTTTGATGTTAGTCCTGAAATTGGTTTAGCCCGGATTGCAAAAAACAAAAAGCGTGAGATTAATCGTCTTGATATGGAAAAAATTGAGATGCACCAGCAAGTACGAAAAGGGTATTTGGAGCTAGCTAGTGAAGCTCCTGACAGAATTGTGACGATTGATGCTTCCAAGGCTCTAGATGATGTTATTGCGCAAGCTTTTGGCATTATCAAAGAAAAAATCTAA
- a CDS encoding CBS domain-containing protein: protein MAVKDYMTKEVVTITPNTGVAQAADIMRDQDIRRLPVMEDGSLVGLVTAGTMAEATPSKATSLSIYEMNYLLNKTKIKDIMLKKVITITPEASLEDAIYLMLEHKIGVLPVLDNHQLCGIITDRDVFKAFLHVSGYGTEGVRVVLEADNVVGVLAKVAESISKANLNIGRIVADTRATGKTVVELQIDGNIDRSILTERLQATGVTVISVEATHLKANLD, encoded by the coding sequence ATGGCTGTTAAAGATTATATGACAAAAGAGGTCGTCACTATTACACCTAATACTGGTGTAGCTCAGGCTGCTGATATTATGCGAGATCAAGACATTCGAAGACTTCCTGTTATGGAAGATGGTAGCTTAGTTGGTCTTGTCACTGCAGGGACTATGGCTGAAGCAACACCGTCAAAAGCGACCAGTTTATCTATTTACGAAATGAATTATCTCCTTAATAAAACAAAAATTAAGGATATTATGTTAAAAAAAGTGATAACAATCACACCAGAAGCTAGTCTCGAAGATGCTATTTATTTAATGTTAGAGCATAAAATTGGTGTATTACCAGTTCTTGATAATCATCAACTCTGTGGGATTATTACAGACCGAGATGTTTTTAAAGCCTTTCTTCATGTTTCTGGTTATGGAACTGAAGGAGTACGTGTTGTTTTAGAGGCTGATAATGTTGTTGGAGTCTTAGCTAAAGTTGCAGAATCTATTTCTAAAGCAAATCTTAATATTGGTCGTATTGTCGCTGATACACGAGCTACAGGCAAAACAGTTGTGGAACTCCAAATTGATGGAAATATAGATCGGTCTATCTTAACTGAAAGATTACAAGCTACAGGTGTGACAGTTATTTCAGTAGAGGCAACCCATCTTAAAGCAAATCTAGACTAA